CCATAGAGCGAAGACGTACAGAGATACCGACCAACGTAAATAACGACCAGGATCCTAAACCAGACAAAGCCCCAAATCAGCAGACTTTGCGCGACGACCAATGCCCCAAATGTACTTTTATCAATCATCCAGCCTTGAAGTACTGCGAATTATGTGGGAGCGAGTTGAATTCATCGCTAtcgaagaaattgaaagataGGCTAAACTTCACGGATAATGCAGTCATTATACCAGAAGATGTGAACCCgatgaatattttgctAGAAAATGATTCGGAAGTGTACACCAATAATAAGCCATACATCAAGTTAAGTTTTCGAAAAAATGGTGAATCCCagttttatcaaatattagCAGATATGATAGGTAAGATTAAATGGGAAAAACTTGTAAATAAAGGCACAATTAATGAGAATGGGGTGAAGGTGAACGACTATTCACCAACACCACCTCCTCAGCAACAAATAAAAGGGGGTGGAATCCACGGATTGGAGCAAATCGGAGAGCAACAGCGGaaacaaaatgaattagTATTATCTACGTCATTGGAGGATCTTGAACAATTGATGTACAAAGCCCAAGATctaatcaaattatcatgCTCGTTCGGTAAATTAGTTAAAACAACACCTCAAAACATAAACACGATTATTCCGCCATTGAACATCAAGAAAACGTCTAATTTGTATCATCAAGAATTGGCGAGACATATTAGTGAGTATCTTACCAACTTCCAGTTGACGAAAAGCTCATCTATGATAACATCCCAAGATCTTTATGCCTATTATAACAGATATCTCGTATCAACTCAAGGCTTTGGTACCGACTTGATTCCACATGTcgattttaataaatcactTAATCTATTTGATAGCTTAAAATTACCTATTGCCTTAAAAAACTACGAACGATCTGGATTGATAGTTATTTGCTATAAGAGGAATAACGATTATAGCGAATTTATTGTCAACTTCTTACGTTCGCAGGAGCGGCTGTTTACCCATGACAAAGTGAAAAACGAAATCCTTATGAGCCtagaagaacaagaagccGATCAAGATGGGTACatagaagaaaattataaatttttcaaggGAAACACTATTCCTGAGATTTGTGATGAGCTCGGTTGGTCGTATGGTATTACGAtcgaagaaattgaaaaatgcaTCGAATCAGGCTTAGTAGTAATCGACCAGAACATCCTGGGCACATTTTACTTTATAAACCGCTTCATGGAAAATACGTCTGGCGATACAGAAATAACTGAAGAATTAGTTAATCAGATCAAACAAGAAGTACTTCTGGaacaaaagaatataaCTGAAAACTTGAAACAGCAATACTACCTTGAGCGGAATcagaatttaataaactTCAAGCCTGAAATCAATTATGATTCAGCAAGCCCTGGCTCAAATGTAACTCCCATATCTAATGCAAACGCAACCCCAGCTCATGGTGCAGGAGTTGCTAGTTATTCTCTAAACGACCTACAGGGTTTGAATTTCTCTTAAATAAATCCTACACATGTGtttgcaataattttaatatacaACATTACAGCATCTGAGATTTTACTCCACCAAAATTAACCAATAGATTTATTAGCTGTATATCGTAATAATGCATTAGTTTTACTGGTAGAGATCTAAAAAGAGTAAAAGATAAGCCACTTTTTACTAGAACAATAGATTccttatcaattattgacGATAATTATTATGTAATCAACTTGATATGATTTTGCTacaatatttgataacCGAATCGCCTAGATAACAGATTATTAGAACATTTGAAAGTAGAACCCTGTCAGATGAGACGTCGGGCCATCGGGCCATTAAGTAGTGCACTTATCTGTACCAATTAAACTAAAATAGAGCTTGTATCTCTTATCgtaaaatcaaataatcatgaaatttattcttcGAAGATGACAAGCAATATATATAGGTTCACCTGGACAAGAAAAATATCTCTGATTTAGTAGAATAGCCAGatataagaaattgaataataaatatgactGAAGTATATGTTCCATTACCTCAAGCTGCTGGTTACGCAGTAGTAGTAGGGTTGGGAGTTGTATTTGCTGCTGGTATGATCTTAACTACGTTTGTTTTAAGAAGATACAATAAAGAGATAATCACTGCTGAAGAGTTCGCTACGGCAGGTAGATCAGTTAAGAAATCGTTGATTTCTGCTGCCGTGGTGAGTTCGTGGACATGGGCTGCAACTCTTTTAACATCAACCACACAAACTTATAATAACGGTATTAGTGGTTCATTCTATTATGCTGCCGGAGCCACATGTCAGATTGTGCTATTTGCATGCCTTGCTATCAAGGCAAAAGAGAGGGCACCAGGAGCACATACGTATCTTGAAATTGTTAAAGCCAGATATGGTAGCGGTGCACATGGAGTTATGTTGTTCTTTGGCCTTGCTACAAACGTTTTAGTTACAGCCATGTTATTAAGCGGAGGCAGTGCTGTTGTTAGTGATTTAACTGGAATGAATACAGTTGCCGCTTGCTTATTATTGCCATTGGGCGTAGTGGTTTATACGTTATTCGGTGGTATCAAGGCAACTTTTTTGACAGATTATGCGCATACAGTCGTTATCatagttattattatggtGTTTTCTTTCAGTGCGTTTGCAACTTCGGACAAATTAGGATCGCCAGCAGTTGTTTGGGAGGCAGTTACTAAATTGGCTGAAACTCAGCCAAGAGAAGGTAATGCTGGTGGGTCTTATTTAACTATGCACTCAAGATCTGGAGGTATTTTTTTCGTTATTAATATTGTCGGAAATTTTGGTACAGTCTTTTTAGACAATGGGTATTTCAATAAAGCTTTCGCAGCGGACCCTTCTGCAACTTTGCCAGGTTATGTTTTGGGAGGATTAGCATGGTTTGCAATCCCAATGCTAACTTCAACATGTTTGGGTCTTGTAGGGTTGTCGTTAGAAAACACTGAATATTGGCCTACATATCCTAATAAATTAACTCCAGAACAAGTGAGTGCTGGTTTGGTATTACCAAATGCTGCAGTTGCATTATTAGGAAAAGGAGGTGCTGTTTGCTCATTGTTGTTGGTGTTTATGGCTGTAACCTCGGCAATGTCTGCAGAATTAATTGCGGTTTCCACTATCTTCACATACGATATTTTCAGGACCTACGTGGATCCAAAAGCCAGTGGTAAAAAGTTGATCTTCATGTCCCACATGTCGGTGATAGCATTTGCCTATGTGATGGCAGGTTTTGCAATCGGTTTGTACTATGCTGGAATTTCTATGGGATACTTGTATGAGTTAATGGGTATAATAATCGGAGGAGCCGTGCTTCCCTCTACTCTTACGTTACTTTCCAGAAAGCAAAACAAACAAGCTGTCATCTTCACGCCAATCTTAGCTACTGGATTTGCCATTTTCTCTTGGTTACTCTGTACAAAAATGAAGTTCAAGACTGTTACTGTTGATACTACGTTTGAAGACGATTCGATGTTAACAGGAAATGTGGTTGCATTATTATCTCCATTGGTCTTCATTCCAATCTTTACTTATGCTTTCAAACCGCAAAACTTCGACTGGAACATTTTAAAGGAAATCAAGAGggttgatgaagaagaagagatcGCTGAAGCTACCGAGGGGAAACATACAAACTCTggtgattttgaaaatgttcATCCTGCAAAATCCCAAATCAGTATTGTAGCTAGCGAACTTGCAGAATTGAAAACGGACCAGATA
The nucleotide sequence above comes from Debaryomyces hansenii CBS767 chromosome A complete sequence. Encoded proteins:
- a CDS encoding DEHA2D07018p (similar to uniprot|P33413 Saccharomyces cerevisiae YHL016C DUR3 Plasma membrane urea transporter), which produces MTEVYVPLPQAAGYAVVVGLGVVFAAGMILTTFVLRRYNKEIITAEEFATAGRSVKKSLISAAVVSSWTWAATLLTSTTQTYNNGISGSFYYAAGATCQIVLFACLAIKAKERAPGAHTYLEIVKARYGSGAHGVMLFFGLATNVLVTAMLLSGGSAVVSDLTGMNTVAACLLLPLGVVVYTLFGGIKATFLTDYAHTVVIIVIIMVFSFSAFATSDKLGSPAVVWEAVTKLAETQPREGNAGGSYLTMHSRSGGIFFVINIVGNFGTVFLDNGYFNKAFAADPSATLPGYVLGGLAWFAIPMLTSTCLGLVGLSLENTEYWPTYPNKLTPEQVSAGLVLPNAAVALLGKGGAVCSLLLVFMAVTSAMSAELIAVSTIFTYDIFRTYVDPKASGKKLIFMSHMSVIAFAYVMAGFAIGLYYAGISMGYLYELMGIIIGGAVLPSTLTLLSRKQNKQAVIFTPILATGFAIFSWLLCTKMKFKTVTVDTTFEDDSMLTGNVVALLSPLVFIPIFTYAFKPQNFDWNILKEIKRVDEEEEIAEATEGKHTNSGDFENVHPAKSQISIVASELAELKTDQIEIESKMLNKSFKKAVIICISLTLSLVILWPMPMYGSSYVFSKKFFTGWVVVLIIWIFFSAFLVVVCPLWEGREGIYITMRGIYWDCTGQTYKLREWQNSNPEKLHSVNSQISAHVLNFNQIHIVDGKTLDDGYRTPRQIDDIIDDTKKE
- a CDS encoding DEHA2D06996p (similar to CA1469|IPF5078 Candida albicans IPF5078); its protein translation is MVSRIDVWQPASVNRSNRPILQEGEHNLYVRDNIGLYQGKSKIVNRQNGRVYLTNKRIIYLDNEDVKKSMAIELKNVSSGEVIERFLRSSPKVKLYLKEEADVQQSSTKRSDSNRYKVMAHWVCIICSFNNQISVETNLDGDLPKCGSCGIKPSRDQIVNSIERRRTEIPTNVNNDQDPKPDKAPNQQTLRDDQCPKCTFINHPALKYCELCGSELNSSLSKKLKDRLNFTDNAVIIPEDVNPMNILLENDSEVYTNNKPYIKLSFRKNGESQFYQILADMIGKIKWEKLVNKGTINENGVKVNDYSPTPPPQQQIKGGGIHGLEQIGEQQRKQNELVLSTSLEDLEQLMYKAQDLIKLSCSFGKLVKTTPQNINTIIPPLNIKKTSNLYHQELARHISEYLTNFQLTKSSSMITSQDLYAYYNRYLVSTQGFGTDLIPHVDFNKSLNLFDSLKLPIALKNYERSGLIVICYKRNNDYSEFIVNFLRSQERSFTHDKVKNEILMSLEEQEADQDGYIEENYKFFKGNTIPEICDELGWSYGITIEEIEKCIESGLVVIDQNISGTFYFINRFMENTSGDTEITEELVNQIKQEVLSEQKNITENLKQQYYLERNQNLINFKPEINYDSASPGSNVTPISNANATPAHGAGVASYSLNDLQGLNFS